The nucleotide sequence AGATAATTTTGTGGGTTCTTGAGGGCAATCGCATGGCGCGGGATTTTTACGAGAAACATGGCTTTCTTGTAGACGGGGAGAGCAAAACCCATCCTAAATCGGGTTTAGTTGAGATTCGCTATGCAACCCACATCAAATAGATTCAGCGCCACGTCTAACGGCGGAGTTAGGTTTCTGCTGTCCTTAAGATTTGTCGGTGAAATCGGGGGTGCTAGCCTGCGATCGCTATAATTGGCTTATCTGTTGCAAGTGGGCCATTAAACCTAACCGTTCACCGCAGCGGATGCTTGGCAAAACTGTCGCTCTTTGTTGAGAGGTTATCTAGCACCGCTAACCTCAAGGCCGTTAGGCACGCAAAACAGGCTATAGTTATAGTTTTTTATAGATTTCCCTTCGGTGGCCTACACGGATTACGACTATTAACAGAACTTTATCTTCAACTGTGTAGACAATTCGGTAATCACCGACTCTGATCCTAAAATATTCACAGTTTTTCCCTTTCAATTGTTTGCAGCCAGAGGGACGAGGGTTATTCGCTAGGTCAGATATTGCAGTTTGGATGCGAACTACTTCCTGAGTAGTAACTGATTTAAGATCCTTTTTTACACGCCGATCGAACTCAATCCTGTATTGGCTCACATCACGCCTCTAGTTCCGCAAAAAAATCATCAAAGTCAACCCGTTCTTGCTTTGAGTCAGCCATGCGTTTCTCCGCTCCTTGAAGATCGAGGTCATCTTCTGCTTGTTGCAGAAGCTTCAAAAAAAGTTCGTAGTCTTTAGCTGGAATCATATACACCGGTTCTTTCCCAAGTCGTTGTATAGCAACATGCTCTGAAGCATAAGCGACATGATTGAGCGTATCGGCAAAGCTATTTCTCGCTTCTCCAGAAGATAAGGAACGCATCGTAAGAATCCTGTACGTCATGTACATAGCGTACCACAGATAAAAGCTGTAATGCTGTATTTCAATATCCTGGTAAAGTGGGGGATGCTAACCTGCGATCGCCCTAATTGGTCTAGCTATTGCAAGTCAGCCATCAAACCTAACCCTTCACCGCAGCGGATGCTTGGCTAAACTGTCGATCTTAATTGAGAGTCTCTCTAGCACCGCTAACCTCAAGGCCGTTAGTCCCTTCTATTTCAGCAATCCCCCCAATTTCAGTAAGAAATTTTCTAACTGTTTCGATCTTCTGGCCTATTTGTTTTATAGGGTATTATTTTTGAGGATAATCTTATATACTGTAGAAGTATACAAGCTTGGTTGAGGTCCATTGATGCTTGAAATTCCAAAGCAATATGTTCTTGATGAGCAGCAACGTACTCTTGCTGTTCAAATCCCAATAGAAGTGTACAATCAGATTGAAGAGATTTTAGAAGACTTTGGTCTGGCAAAGCTAATGAAGGAAGTAGAAAATGATGAGTTACTTTCTGGCAGTCCTGCGCACTCATACTATCAGTCAATAAAAATGCAAAATGTGGGAAGTTGAGTATACAAAGAGATTCTTAAAAGAGCTTTCACGCTTGCCAGATAATGTTCAAGCTAGAGCGGAGTCTATTGTGTTTCAAGAACTCAAATCAGAGAACCCATTTGGCCTTGGATATATTGAGAAGATGAAAGGGTACACCAATAAGTATAAGATCCTTATTAGCGACTATAGAATTGGCATCAGTGTTGATTCAGCAGGCAAGCGAATTATTTGCCAAAAAGTAGCACATCGTCGAGAGATATATCGAATTTTTCCATAATAGAGTTTTTGAGATGGCGATCGCTTATCCTCTAAGGTGTGTGAGCTACTTCCTAAAAACTTTCTGCAAGGGACGCTCAGTCCACACTTTACCTGTTTGAATTTTAGGCTACTTTCGCGCCCCTGAGCAACTCCGTTAGATTTCTGCTGTCCTTAAGTTGTGGTTAAAATTGGGAGGTGCTAGCCTGCGATCGCCCTAATTGGCTTGGCTATTGCAAATGGGCCATCAAACCTAACCCTTCACCGCAGCGGATGCTTGGCTAAACTTTCTTTCTTCGTTGAGAGTTGATCTAGCACCGCCAGGCTCAAGGCCGTTAGCTAGCTCCATTTCTGGCTTGAGACATGCAGAAAGGTCACTTACTGTTGCCTGAGTGTAGTCGCTCTTGTAATATTGGTATAACTGGGGTATAACTTAAAGCGTAGGGTTTGCAGCTAAGATCGCTATGAAAACTGCAATTTCGCTTCCAGACTCAGTGTTTGAAGAGGCAGAAGCCATGGCTCAGCAGCTAGGGCTGTCACGTAGTGAGCTTTATACGAAAGCGTTAAAAACTTATCTAAAAAAGTACAACCGCAATCAAATTTTGCATAAGCTGAACCAAATTTACTCTAAAGAGCCTTCTGAGCTAGATGCAGTGATGGCAAAGATGCAGTTTATGTCTCTGCCTCATGAGGACTGGTAATGTATCGGGGAGAAATTTGGTGGGCGAACTTACCCAACCCAGTAGGTTCAGAACCTGGATACCGTCGTCCTGTCTTGGTGATTCAAGATGATGTTTTTACTCAAAGCCGTATCAATACAGTTATCGTCGTAATCATCACCTCGAATACTCAGCTAGCAGGAGCACCAGGAAATGTGTTATTGCCTGGTGAAGTATCAGGTTTATCTAGAGATTCTGTCGCTAATGTATCTCAGATTTTTACGGTTGATAAAACGTTTTTAACTGAACGTATCGGTTCACTACCAAACTATTCGCAAG is from Synechococcus sp. PCC 7336 and encodes:
- a CDS encoding type II toxin-antitoxin system RelE/ParE family toxin; the protein is MSQYRIEFDRRVKKDLKSVTTQEVVRIQTAISDLANNPRPSGCKQLKGKNCEYFRIRVGDYRIVYTVEDKVLLIVVIRVGHRREIYKKL
- a CDS encoding type II toxin-antitoxin system Phd/YefM family antitoxin; its protein translation is MRSLSSGEARNSFADTLNHVAYASEHVAIQRLGKEPVYMIPAKDYELFLKLLQQAEDDLDLQGAEKRMADSKQERVDFDDFFAELEA
- a CDS encoding type II toxin-antitoxin system PemK/MazF family toxin, with the translated sequence MYRGEIWWANLPNPVGSEPGYRRPVLVIQDDVFTQSRINTVIVVIITSNTQLAGAPGNVLLPGEVSGLSRDSVANVSQIFTVDKTFLTERIGSLPNYSQEEVDEGLRVVLYL